The Parambassis ranga chromosome 13, fParRan2.1, whole genome shotgun sequence genome contains the following window.
attattttcattttctgtgtgttgacGCCTTCTCTAGAGTCATGTGGATTGTGGTGACCTTGCTGTTAGCCCTCCTCAGTGGCGCCCTGTCTCTGGACAAACTCAACATGTGTATGGATGCAAAACACCACAAAGTAGAGCCGGGCCCAGAGGGACAGCTGTACGGTCAGGTGCATCAGGCAAACTAGACGTGGGTTGCTGTGAGGTTCTGTACAAGGAAAACATAAAGTGAcctctctgtcttgttttttttttttcagtgtgccCCTTGGCATGAGAACGCCTGTTGCACGGCTAACACTTCCACAGAAGCCCACAACGACAACTCCTACCTGTACAACTTCAACTGGAATCACTGTGGTGTGATGAGTGACAAGTGCAACAAACATTTCATCCAGGACACCTGCTTTTATGAATGCTCACCACATCTGGGACCCTGGATACAGAACGTAAGCATTTATGTGCCTACTTGCAgcactagatggcagcagagaaggTGGCAGCCACTGAGAACCAGGAGTTCATTTGTTGAAGTACTGTGAAATTGAGGCAATtttgttcctgtttttaaaGGCGGATGAGTCCTGGCGTAAGGAGCGTATCCTGGATGTGCCTCTGTGCAAGGAGGACTGTGAAGGCTGGTGGGAAGACTGCAAGAACGATTTTACCTGCAAGACCAATTGGCACAAGGGATGGGACTGGAGCTCAggtaagataaaaaaaaaaactgatgcgcacaccacaccacaccacacaatCACTATTGAACACATGTGGAGATCACACATTCAAGCCCTCTTACTTGCGATaattaacacatttaaatgaaactTCTATCACAGGTATTAACAAATGTCCTGAGACCAGCAAGTGCAGAAAATGGACTGAAGTTTTCCCCACACCCAAATCCATGTGTGAGCAAATCTGGTCCAACTCCTACCTTTACACCACCCACTCCAAATCCTCCGGCCTCTGCATGCAGCTCTGGTTCACAGGGCCAAACCCCAACAAAAAGGTAGCTGAGTACTACCTCAACAATGCACAGCAACACCAAAGCTGTGCCCAGACAACACTGCTCTTCCTGGTTGTAACATCTGTCTCTGGAATGATGTACCATTCTTGACTTATCTTGTATCATCATAGACAAACCAGTAAAGCTGACGTCTGATGTTCTTCTGTCCCTTTATTTGAGTGATTGAGCTTCCTTTTTGATAATATGAGCCACACACCCACCAgattatatataataaacacaaagcaaagaaaagcagcacagcaATTCTGAATCTAGGAAAGTATATTAAAAGATTTGTGTGGactagaaaataaaacaaaaataaacttgtGCATCTGGACAAGCTATGAAGGGACATACATGCTATGACAGCACAGCAGGTCTGGGAAGACTTTCCCCTTAAAATGTAGACTATGGGTGAGTTTTATAACCCCTTCATAACCTCAACCACCAGTGGGGAAACTGTAAAACTGTAGCAGGATCTGTGCTGAGGGAAAAACTATTTCTCTACACTGGGCCTCAGTGATCACACCATCACATGACCACTTGGGGCTAGCTAGTGGTTAGTGTGCTCCACTGCTGGATAATTAAGGGGttccaaatgtgtgtgtgtgtgtgtgtgtgtgtcacaaacagggagaaaaagaaagcttttgttaaatgtttatGACACTGCCTTTATTTTCATGGTTGCATGCGTGACACTGAAAAGTTAAACATGTCAGTGCCACATGTAACTGTTTTCCATCCTGCCATTGGTTAGCTACTAGTGTTTCTACACCATGTGACCACACAGGGCCTTGGCTGATAAAAGATACGTCTTTGCAACTTCTGTACACTTTGTACTTATATAACCAAGCCATGGTATACCAGTAGGTAATCTTGCAATCTTAATCAATCTTGATGTAAATGTGTCTACGAACACCATCAGAACTGTGTAAGTGTTGCTGTTTCTGAGAACAGCATCCTTCCTGATAATACCAGGGCATACTGGAGCTTATTGTAATGAAAGAAATTAGAAAAATAGCACGTGAAATTGTATTAGTGATAGCAAAACTGCAataaaaatgctgcaaaaaatgttttcataggTTAATTCAATAAAATGTGCTGTCCTATTCactaaaatgttaaaaagaGGACTTCCTGCATCTTAAACATTATGGTCTGCTGTGCCTCAATGTGTTTGTTCTGCACATTTGCAGGTAACATTGTCAGTATTTCAGAAACAAGTCATTGATTTGCTGAATTCATGGTAGAGATATCCAAAATCTGTCCCAATCACCCTTATTTCACCCCATATGAACACAAACAGTTCCAAGAAGCCTATCAAGCCTGAGCTtcaggagccacacacacatgtcaggcAGAATTCAAGATGGCTGTCAGACAACATTTTCACctgttgtcattgttataaTAATACATACACATAATATACACCATGAGCTGGATGATTGTGAATACTAGGACATATGTGTAGTTTTAGTGCACCATGGGACCGAGCTGGTTTGGCTGCACCACAGGAAAGCAGTGTTAAGTTGGTGTGAACTGCTCTACTTTCTGTGGCGAGTCACTTGATAAAGGCCTGACAGGAGGATAGGTGTGGAGCTAAAAGCAAACATTGGCACAGAATTATTTCCATGCCAATGTCAAATTGGTGCTGCTtcagttaaatgttttttttaacttacatAAGGCTCAAATGAAGCATTGTAACCTACATATTGTCAATGTTGTTACTCGTGACTCATGGAATTAGTTTAAAATCAAATGCTTTTTTAGCATCAACAGTTAATGTAGATGTTTTAATCAGTTGATCACAAGACGTTGgtcacaatgaaaacaaaacaaactttcttAAATATGTATTGGATCATATATTGTATAAATAAACATGCTCCCCCTCACTTAACAGAAGTAAATGTCTTTGCTTTGGCAGGAAAGTGAGGAGTTCTTGAAGCATTTCTTATGTAAAGTCACTTTTGAACGGAATATGTGTCTTGTCAGTTTTAAATATAGGTTGATTTCAGTGAGAAATGGTTGAACCCATCACCAGCCCCTGTCTTCACTTGATGTGCAGCTCctccatgacacacagacttatCAAATTGACAAGTTGTTCATATGGGTACATTTCAAAAAAGTTTGAACTGAGAAGTTAGTCAGAATTTAAACATTTGTATCTTTAATTTGAGCATGTTTTATGATTATTTCAACTTGTTCATATTTTATATGATCTCTGTATTTATAAAACTCTGGCTACAGCCCTGCAGGGTTCACATGTTCCTCTCACAATATAAGCATAACAATATGTCAATATTTACAGAAgggctgaactgccacagtagaattTCTTCCACTATCATGTTAACACAAAGATTTTATCTTCTTTGCATCAGCACTCAGAAAGTAGAACTGCCTTGTAATCTTAACTTTTTATCCCGAGCTGATTCAACAGCTCCCCGAGCAGCTAGCCAAGATATAGGATCCATCCTTTCCTAATTGCCTATAAAGCAGGAGGAGCctatgaaaaataataaagcaTTTTCAGCTTGCAATTTCCTTTCTCTGAAATATTATTAAGAAACAGCACAATTGGAGAATGGTTGAAGTTGTGACAGAGGTGAAATTTCTGCTTTGGGGTTGTGTGGAAGGAAAGCTGCTGCTAtgactcacacaaacaaacacaagctgaAGTTTCTGGATTGGCCCTCACGTCGCCTTGAAATGAATATCATTAATAGTCTGCGGTGTCTGGAAAATGCTGAATATACAGTACATCAAAAATAGTATGTAGTTTTATTGTAATGAGACATCTTGCAAAGCACTTTTAGAAAAGGTTAAAATTGCACCATGCATGCTTATTGTTAAGCCACACATTTTTACAACTaactcatacacacagacacacacacagtgtgtgatgcCATAACCCAAAATAGCTCTGGGATGGCTGCTGTCCCTGTGGCTATTAATACTTTCAGCTTTTCTGAGGTCATTGGCAACAAACACCACCCTGCccaattctctctctctctctcacacacacacacactgtttctttCACCTTATGTGTACCTCCTTTTGgctctgtatatgtgtgtatccATAGACTTCCACATTTCAGGAGTCAGACTTTCTGTGACCGGGAACAAAAAAATggctaaaaacagaaaaacaattcAGGTTGATCTCTAAACATCTTTTTTTGCATGCTTCCTGTGGTTTGCCATTCTAGGTGGACAGTTACACCTTGTGtgagcatatgtgtgtggtctggaaaaagaaaaaaaaagattgcatAACTGGATTGGAACTTATGTTGAGAAATGACTGAAGCCTGGCCCCCACAGTGGCAGAAGCTCACATTGGTATTCAAAGAGGAAAACCTTCAGGCATTAGCAGCTTTTGAAGATGACGGCTACGACTCAGAGCTGTGATTCAAGAAGAGGAAAATGACGTTTTAGTTCGCATTTGTAGCTTTGTGTAGGTAAGAATGGGAGGTGGATTTAATTTCCTGGATATTTATAAATGATGACAAAAACAGGATGTGGGGAAAATATTTGATAGGTAAAAATGGAACTGCATCAACTTCACtggtgaaaaaaaagagtgcACTTAGTAAAGTTACATTTACTAGCATCACAACAACCTCATCATAGAGTTTTTGGATGAGCATGCATTATTTAATTAGTACATTAGAAACTCTAAAGtgagtaaaacattttaatgttgcatgtgGTCAAGGTGCAGCAACTTTAACTGTGTAGTTGTATATGTAacatcatattttatttattgatcttGAGGTTAAGATAAAACCTGAGCCTGAAAAGCAACTATCAATTAAATCTGCGAGATATAGGCAATAAAAAGTGTAAATGCGTGCGCAGCACATGAGTGAATGTAGTTACTTTCCATCCTTTCCTAATTGTCAATTTTATTATTTGCTTACTTTTAACCCCATCGTTCCTCCGATTCTGTCAAGCTACCTAGAGATGAttaagtaaaaacaaactttagcTGAGCCATCAATATAAAAACTCTCTCCGCAAATCCGACAACaacctattttattttgaaaatccccgCCGGAAGTGCTACATATTACCATTACATTGACGCAGCTCGTCCCCCTTCGCTGTTGCTGCCCGGTCTCCTGCGTGGATTTACATACCCTGATTTCCGTGGGACTGGGAAACGAAAGAGGAGGGTGGTGAGCCTTTCAGGAACTGAAGGAACAACAGCAAACAACGTAACTAAACAAATTAACAACTTTTTAGCTCCGCCGTCGGTTCCCTCGCACCGCAGCCAGAGTAACGTTTATGCACTTCTCTGCGCTTCTTTTCGGCTCTCGCTGGATTTGTTTGCTAGCCTGGAGGAGGGCTTGGGAGTTTTTCAGAAAACACGGGAAGCAGCTCGAGTTGAACCGGGTTTGAAGGGCTGTGGCCATGGCCgggggaggtggtggaggggtttcTCCGTTGGGGCCCGCACCGCCAATGTGGTATCACCGGGACCTAAGTCGAGCCGCTGCCGAGGAGCTGCTTGCCCGGGCTGGAAGAGATGGCAGCTTCCTGGTGCGGGACAGTGAGAGTGTCAACGGGGCATACGCTTTGTGTGTACTGTAAGTAACTTCTGTGGCGTCGTTGGGCTTAGTTTATCTTGTTTTATCATTATAATTTAGAGGCTCAGCCCTGTGAGCCCTGCTagtctgttttattattttacaaactAACACCAAGTTAAACAGCAGTGTTGTTACTGCAGCCAGTATTTCGCATTTCAGccaaacacatttgtttactttcTCAAGTCACTGAGTGGGAAAAGGACTGTCTGTCTGCCCAGCAGTGAAACTCCAGCATGGCACACAAGTTTAGggctgtccctgtctgtcttctgtgtgATGTGGTCGCCTGCAGCACCGTTTTTATAGGGCTCTGTGCTGCAATCAGCCTGCGGGCTGTGAGCAGTGACATTCAACTGAATGGTCCTGGAGGTAAATATAAGCATCCATGGGCTGGTGTTTTAATTTAAGACCAGTGTAAGATCAGTGCAGTGGTGAAGCTTGTAGGCTGTTTCTATctccacacacagtgtttatCATAAAATGACAAAGTGTCAGGAAATTCTGGGCTGTCTTTATTTAGAGGGCCTGTCATCCACCCCATCTATCTCCATGCATCTTCAGAATTGTGTTGAGTGCAAAAGGAAATGCTCTTAAAGTTTAGCACAGGGACAGCTACAGCATGCCAGGGTGTACACTTGACTCAAACTTCAACTAATTAAACTACAAATGAGCAAAATGACTCACATCCCCCCTGAGCCCACACAAAATCAAACAGATGCATAGACAACAACACATTCCTGATGCAGGAAATAAAAGACCATGTGACACAACAGTCTGACATTGACTTGACCTACATCCCCTATCTGATAATTTACCCCATGcattgtctgtgtgttaaaACACAGTAGCACTACACAATGTATGTGCGGTGTCTGGATCATACACCATCACCTGACACTTATAATTGATTCTACTATAGCTGAAACAATAAATTATCAAGATGAAAAGTAATTGTAAACTCTGTACTTCCTGAATTCAACCAGGAAAATACATCATCAAATACAATTCGTTGATATTTGCTGTTAGATACAGACTCAGTCTCAGAAGCCTGTAAAGTGGTGATAAGTGGGAGGTTTGGTTCTTAAAAACTATACAATTTCCTAGTGTGTTGATCCCTGTCATGTAAAATAGTTGTTTCCAGTATTATTCCTGCCTCCAACTCTGCCTTTCTCGTCTTTCACGTCTCGCTTCACAGACTTTGTCTCAGTCCATcagtaagatgttttttttctgctaaaaCCTTTTATGCAGAGCCGTAATGCGCTTGATGTTATTGATCACCACTCAAATTTGAGACATCACAGATTGTGTTTTGCAATGAAtatgttcacacacatacagcctgAATAGTGATGTTGGAGATGTGATTAAGGCAGTTGTTCAATAGTGACTGGCTCATGACATAGTTTTTGCAGTTCAATATGGCTCTAGGCTAAAGTTAAAGATCATGAGGATATTAATTAGGTACATTAAGAAGAGATGTGAATTGAAGTAGAGCTGGAACTGGTTTACTTTATTGTCCTGTCTTAATATATTTCTATTGATTGTTTTTTATAATGGGTCATTCAGC
Protein-coding sequences here:
- the folr gene encoding folate receptor, which encodes MWIVVTLLLALLSGALSLDKLNMCMDAKHHKVEPGPEGQLYGQCAPWHENACCTANTSTEAHNDNSYLYNFNWNHCGVMSDKCNKHFIQDTCFYECSPHLGPWIQNADESWRKERILDVPLCKEDCEGWWEDCKNDFTCKTNWHKGWDWSSGINKCPETSKCRKWTEVFPTPKSMCEQIWSNSYLYTTHSKSSGLCMQLWFTGPNPNKKVAEYYLNNAQQHQSCAQTTLLFLVVTSVSGMMYHS